Genomic segment of Mycolicibacterium sarraceniae:
CTCCCCCAGCACCCGATCGCCGAGCACACGAAGCATCACCTCATGCACGAAGACCGGAAACTCCGTGGTGATGTCCGGGGCGGCCAACGCCCGGCGTAGCCGGGCCAGCATCCAGTCGATGCGTTCGGCGCTCATCGCCTCCACCAGGCTGGAGCGTGTCGGGAACGAGCGGTATACCGTCGCTCGGCCTACTCCGGCACGCGCCGCCACTTGATCGACGGTCGTCGACATCCCTTGCTCTGCAAACAGTTCGTGTGCGGCCTGCATCACCACGGACGAGTTGTGTTCGGCATCCCGACGCCGACGACGCTGCCTGACGACACCACTGTGGTCGGCTCCGGTCATGGCACCACACTAACCCTAAACGGACGCCGATGTCCAGATAAGTGGACGCGGCCATGAATCAACTCTCACTCCGACAAGACGTTTGGGGGACGCCGGTGCATCTGCTTGCCTCCTACCGGCTCACGCTGTCCATCTGCACGCTGGTCCAGCGAGCCAAGGACCGCACAGCGTGACGGTTGACCGATAGTGGTCGACTGGAAAGTCGCGTATGTGGCGACCATGGCGTGCGTGCCGGTGACAGCCTGCGGCCATGTAGGCATATGGTGCGCATGCCAATTCGGCTCTCGGATGCCTTGGCCCACAGGTGCTTGGATCGGTTGACGACACGGCCCTCACGGGGCGAGAACAGCCCGCAACAGCTGTGCCGCAGGTGGACTGGATCAGAGGCACAACGCGGGTCCCCTCACTCATGACCGACCCGAGAACCGTCTACAGCGGTGCACCGATGGCAGGCGCCGACGGCAGCAGGTCCCCGAGTTCGGCGGCAACCGCGTCAGCGCCACCGAGCGAGAACGCCGCGTCGCGCCCCCAGATGAAATAGCGGTGGATCGGGTAGTCGAGATCGGCGCCCATTCCGCCGTGCAGGTGCTGGGTGGCGTGCACGGTGCGCAGGCCGCCGTG
This window contains:
- a CDS encoding TetR/AcrR family transcriptional regulator encodes the protein MTGADHSGVVRQRRRRRDAEHNSSVVMQAAHELFAEQGMSTTVDQVAARAGVGRATVYRSFPTRSSLVEAMSAERIDWMLARLRRALAAPDITTEFPVFVHEVMLRVLGDRVLGEVVAPPLEPGANREWEIGELMAALVARGHAAGCINEEISHTDLGLLLSGLVLALVHRCDIDPDSWHRAADLVVMACGESELRP